A portion of the Paracoccaceae bacterium Fryx2 genome contains these proteins:
- a CDS encoding VCBS domain-containing protein: MIAVTDSVAAEIAALAESLSGVGVLAGAVAGLVGVAAAGGGSEAEAINVPAVIAGVSTGAVTEDDATSLTTTGTLTVTDADTGQAVFAAQESTAGSNGHGTFTLGTDGAWSYAADNTQAAIQALGTGATLTDSFTAVTADGTTRVVTVTITGVNDGAVIAGVSTGAVTEDTLASLTTSGTLTVTDADTGQAVFAAQESTAGSNGHGTFTLGTDGAWSYAADNTQAAIQALGTGATLTDSFTAVTADGTTRVVTVTITGVNDGAVIAGVSTGAVTEDTLASLTTSGTLTVTDADTGQAVFAAQESTTGSNGHGAFTLGTDGVWTYAADNTQAAIQALGTGATLTDAFTAVTADGTTQVVTVTITGVNDGAVIAGVSTGAVTEDTLASLTTSGTLTVTDADTGQAVFAAQESTAGSNGHGTFTLGTDGAWSYAADNTQAAIQALGTGATLTDSFTAVTADGTTRVVTVTITGVNDGAVIAGVSTGAVTEDTLASLTTSGTLTVTDADTGQAVFAAQESTAGSNGHGTFTLGTDGAWSYAADNTQAAIQALGTGATLTDSFTAVTADGTTRVVTVTITGVNDGAVIAGVSTGAVTEDTLASLTTSGTLTVTDADTGQAVFAAQESTAGSNGHGTFTLGTDGAWSYAADNTQAAIQALGTGATLTDSFTAVTADGTTRVVTVTITGVNDGAVIAGVSTGAVTEDTLASLTTSGTLTVTDADTGQAVFAAQASTAGSNSYGTFTLGTDGAWSYAADNTQAAIQALGTGATLTDSFTAVTADGTTQVVTVTITGVNDGAVIAGVSTGAVTEDTLASLTTSGTLTVTDADTGQAVFAAQESTAGSNGHGTFTLGTDGAWSYAADNTQAAIQALGTGATLTDSFTAVTADGTTRVVTVTITGVNDGAVIAGVSTGAVTEDTLASLTTSGTLTVTDADTGQAVFAAQESTAGSNGHGTFTLGTDGAWSYAADNTQAAIQALGTGATLTDSFTAVTADGTTRVVTVTITGVNDGAVIAGVSTGAVTEDTLASLTTSGTLTVTDADTGQAVFAAQASTAGSNSYGTFTLGTDGAWSYAADNTQAAIQALGTGATLTDSFTAVTADGTTQVVTVTITGVNDGAVIAGVSTGAVTEDTLASLTTSGTLTVTDADTGQAVFAAQESTAGSNGHGTFTLGTDGAWSYAADNTQAAIQALGTGATLTDSFTAVTADGTTRVVTVTITGVNDGAVIAGVSTGAVTEDTLASLTTSGTLTVTDADTGQAVFAAQESTTGSNGHGAFTLGTDGVWTYAADNTQAAIQALGTGATLTDSFTAVTADGTTRVVTVTITGVNDGAVIAGVSTGAVTEDTLASLTTSGTLTVTDADTGQAVFAAQASTAGSNSYGTFTLGTDGVWTYAADNTQAAIQALGTGATLTDAFTAVTADGTTQVVTVTITGVNDGAVIAGVSTGAVTEDDATSLTTTGTLTVTDADTGQAVFAAQASTAGSNSYGTFTLGTDGVWTYAADNTQAAIQALSLGATLTDSFTAVTADGTTQIVTVTITGVNEPIEPVELSAIAAGTGGFVINGASAHDSSGRSVSSAGDVNGDGFDDLIVGAYGDDPNGSNSGASFVVFGKTDGTAVQLSAIAAGTGGFVINGVSAGDQSGSSVSSAGDVNGDGFDDLIVGAWLDDPNGNSDSGASFVVFGKTDGTAVELSAIEAGTGGFVINGVSEYDQSGRSVSSAGDVNGDGFDDLIVGARGDDPNGDGSGASFVVFGKTDGTAVELSAIAAGTGGFVINGASAHDSSGRSVSSAGDVNGDGFDDLIVGAWADDPNGDRSGASFVVFGKTDGTAVQLSAIEAGTGGFVINGVSADDYSGFSVSSAGDVNGDGFDDLIVGAWADDPNGSYSGASFVVFGKTDGTAVQLSAIEAGTGGFVINGVSADDYSGFSVSSAGDVNGDGFDDLIVGAYRDNPNGSYSGASFVVFGKTDGTAVELSAIEAGTGGFVINGVSEYDQSGWSVSSAGDVNGDGFDDLIVGAPGDDPNLSNSGASFVVFGGNFSGAATQVGTVGNDTLTGTAANDVLIGGTGNDTLDGGGGADVLRGGAGDDVLSVGDLAFARIDGGAGTDTFRLSGASLALDLTVLDNTSLSGIEVIDLAAGGNALTLSALELLRLSDTSNTLRVLGGGSDTLTLADTGWVYAGTLTDTGSFTVYTNGNARLELQDGVVGIGLPAAPLPAVELSAIAAGTGGFVINGVSAGDESGFSVSSAGDVNGDGFDDLIVGAPFDDPNGDRSGASFVVFGKTNGTAVQLSDVEAGTGGFVINGVSANDNSGFSVSSAGDVNGDGFDDLIVGALGDDPNGVSSGASFVVFGKTDGTAVELSAIEAGTGGFVINGVSALDQSGWSVSSAGDVNGDGFDDLIVGARGDDPNGNESGASFVVFGKTDGTAVELSAIEAGTGGFVINGVSASDRSGYSVSSAGDVNGDGFDDLIVGANGDDPNGVSSGASFVVFGKTDGTAVELSAIAAGTGGFVINGMSAYDQSGISVSSAGDVNGDGFDDLIVGAPYDDPNGDYSGASFVVFGKTDSTAVELSAIEAGTGGFVINGVSDGDYSGYSVSSAGDVNGDGFDDLIVGAKYDDPNGDYSGASFVVFGKTDSTAVELSAIEAGTGGFVINGVSADDFSGNSVSSAGDVNGDGFDDLIVGAPFDAPNGANSGASFVVFGGDFSGAATQVGTVGNDTLTGTAANDVIFAGTGADTLDGGGGTDRLSGGAGADIFVARNLDGTTTVIDFDGGEGDRLDITAFGIANFATFQALLSAEGPGGHDTRITFDVNTVMILEDIRLEDLVAAHVML, translated from the coding sequence GTGATCGCCGTCACTGACAGCGTTGCAGCCGAGATCGCCGCTCTGGCCGAAAGTCTGTCTGGTGTGGGCGTTTTGGCCGGCGCGGTTGCGGGTCTTGTCGGTGTCGCAGCAGCTGGTGGTGGTAGTGAAGCAGAAGCGATTAATGTCCCTGCGGTGATCGCGGGTGTTTCAACCGGAGCTGTGACCGAGGATGATGCGACCTCTTTGACCACCACCGGAACCCTGACGGTGACGGATGCCGATACGGGCCAAGCGGTGTTTGCAGCACAGGAGTCGACTGCGGGCTCAAACGGGCATGGCACGTTCACGCTGGGCACGGACGGGGCCTGGAGCTATGCGGCGGACAACACGCAGGCCGCGATCCAGGCGCTTGGCACGGGCGCCACGCTGACCGACAGCTTTACGGCGGTGACGGCGGACGGAACCACACGGGTCGTGACGGTGACGATCACGGGCGTGAATGATGGCGCGGTGATCGCGGGTGTTTCAACCGGCGCTGTGACCGAGGATACCTTGGCCTCTCTGACCACCTCCGGAACCCTGACTGTGACGGATGCCGATACGGGCCAAGCGGTGTTTGCAGCACAGGAGTCGACTGCGGGCTCAAACGGGCATGGCACGTTCACGCTGGGCACGGACGGGGCCTGGAGCTATGCGGCGGACAACACGCAGGCCGCGATCCAGGCGCTTGGCACGGGCGCCACGCTGACCGACAGCTTTACGGCGGTGACGGCGGACGGAACCACACGGGTCGTGACGGTGACGATCACGGGCGTGAATGATGGCGCGGTGATCGCGGGTGTTTCAACCGGCGCTGTGACCGAGGATACCTTGGCCTCTCTGACCACCTCCGGAACCCTGACTGTGACGGATGCCGATACGGGCCAAGCGGTGTTTGCAGCACAGGAGTCGACTACGGGCTCAAACGGGCATGGCGCGTTCACGCTGGGCACGGACGGGGTCTGGACCTATGCGGCAGATAACACGCAAGCCGCGATCCAGGCGCTTGGCACGGGTGCCACGCTGACTGACGCCTTTACGGCGGTGACGGCGGACGGGACCACGCAGGTGGTTACTGTCACGATTACGGGCGTGAATGACGGTGCGGTGATCGCGGGTGTTTCAACCGGCGCTGTGACCGAGGATACCTTGGCCTCTCTGACCACCTCCGGAACCCTGACTGTGACGGATGCCGATACGGGCCAAGCGGTGTTTGCAGCACAGGAGTCGACTGCGGGCTCAAACGGGCATGGCACGTTCACGCTGGGCACGGACGGGGCCTGGAGCTATGCGGCGGACAACACGCAGGCCGCGATCCAGGCGCTTGGCACGGGCGCCACGCTGACCGACAGCTTTACGGCGGTGACGGCGGACGGAACCACACGGGTCGTGACGGTGACGATCACGGGCGTGAATGATGGCGCGGTGATCGCGGGTGTTTCAACCGGCGCTGTGACCGAGGATACCTTGGCCTCTCTGACCACCTCCGGAACCCTGACGGTGACGGATGCCGATACGGGCCAAGCGGTGTTTGCAGCACAGGAGTCGACTGCGGGCTCAAACGGGCATGGCACGTTCACGCTGGGCACGGACGGGGCCTGGAGCTATGCGGCAGATAACACGCAAGCCGCGATCCAGGCGCTTGGCACGGGCGCCACGCTGACCGACAGCTTTACGGCGGTGACGGCGGACGGAACCACACGGGTCGTGACGGTGACGATCACGGGCGTGAATGATGGCGCGGTGATCGCGGGTGTTTCAACCGGCGCTGTGACCGAGGATACCTTGGCCTCTCTGACCACCTCCGGAACCCTGACTGTGACGGATGCCGATACGGGCCAAGCGGTGTTTGCAGCACAGGAGTCGACTGCGGGCTCAAACGGGCATGGCACGTTCACGCTGGGCACGGACGGGGCCTGGAGCTATGCGGCGGACAACACGCAGGCCGCGATCCAGGCGCTTGGCACGGGCGCCACGCTGACCGACAGCTTTACGGCGGTGACGGCGGACGGAACCACACGGGTCGTGACGGTGACGATCACGGGCGTGAATGATGGCGCGGTGATCGCGGGTGTTTCAACCGGCGCTGTGACCGAGGATACCTTGGCCTCTCTGACCACCTCCGGAACCCTGACTGTGACGGATGCCGATACGGGCCAAGCGGTGTTTGCAGCACAGGCGTCGACCGCTGGCTCGAACAGCTATGGCACGTTCACGCTGGGCACGGACGGGGCCTGGAGCTATGCGGCGGACAACACGCAGGCCGCGATCCAGGCGCTTGGCACGGGCGCCACGCTGACCGACAGCTTTACGGCGGTGACGGCGGACGGAACCACACAGGTCGTGACGGTGACGATCACGGGCGTGAATGATGGCGCGGTGATCGCGGGTGTTTCAACCGGCGCTGTGACCGAGGATACCTTGGCCTCTCTGACCACCTCCGGAACCCTGACTGTGACGGATGCCGATACGGGCCAAGCGGTGTTTGCAGCACAGGAGTCGACTGCGGGCTCAAACGGGCATGGCACGTTCACGCTGGGCACGGACGGGGCCTGGAGCTATGCGGCGGACAACACGCAGGCCGCGATCCAGGCGCTTGGCACGGGCGCCACGCTGACCGACAGCTTTACGGCGGTGACGGCGGACGGAACCACACGGGTCGTGACGGTGACGATCACGGGCGTGAATGATGGCGCGGTGATCGCGGGTGTTTCAACCGGCGCTGTGACCGAGGATACCTTGGCCTCTCTGACCACCTCCGGAACCCTGACTGTGACGGATGCCGATACGGGCCAAGCGGTGTTTGCAGCACAGGAGTCGACTGCGGGCTCAAACGGGCATGGCACGTTCACGCTGGGCACGGACGGGGCCTGGAGCTATGCGGCGGACAACACGCAGGCCGCGATCCAGGCGCTTGGCACGGGCGCCACGCTGACCGACAGCTTTACGGCGGTGACGGCGGACGGAACCACACGGGTCGTGACGGTGACGATCACGGGCGTGAATGATGGCGCGGTGATCGCGGGTGTTTCAACCGGCGCTGTGACCGAGGATACCTTGGCCTCTCTGACCACCTCCGGAACCCTGACTGTGACGGATGCCGATACGGGCCAAGCGGTGTTTGCAGCACAGGCGTCGACCGCTGGCTCGAACAGCTATGGCACGTTCACGCTGGGCACGGACGGGGCCTGGAGCTATGCGGCGGACAACACGCAGGCCGCGATCCAGGCGCTTGGCACGGGCGCCACGCTGACCGACAGCTTTACGGCGGTGACGGCGGACGGAACCACACAGGTCGTGACGGTGACGATCACGGGCGTGAATGATGGCGCGGTGATCGCGGGTGTTTCAACCGGCGCTGTGACCGAGGATACCTTGGCCTCTCTGACCACCTCCGGAACCCTGACTGTGACGGATGCCGATACGGGCCAAGCGGTGTTTGCAGCACAGGAGTCGACTGCGGGCTCAAACGGGCATGGCACGTTCACGCTGGGCACGGACGGGGCCTGGAGCTATGCGGCGGACAACACGCAGGCCGCGATCCAGGCGCTTGGCACGGGCGCCACGCTGACCGACAGCTTTACGGCGGTGACGGCGGACGGAACCACACGGGTCGTGACGGTGACGATCACGGGCGTGAATGATGGCGCGGTGATCGCGGGTGTTTCAACCGGCGCTGTGACCGAGGATACCTTGGCCTCTCTGACCACCTCCGGAACCCTGACTGTGACGGATGCCGATACGGGCCAAGCGGTGTTTGCAGCACAGGAGTCGACTACGGGCTCAAACGGGCATGGCGCGTTCACGCTGGGCACGGACGGGGTCTGGACCTATGCGGCAGATAACACGCAAGCCGCGATCCAGGCGCTTGGCACGGGCGCCACGCTGACCGACAGCTTTACGGCGGTGACGGCGGACGGAACCACACGGGTCGTGACGGTGACGATCACGGGCGTGAATGATGGCGCGGTGATCGCGGGTGTTTCAACCGGCGCTGTGACCGAGGATACCTTGGCCTCTCTGACCACCTCCGGAACCCTGACGGTGACGGATGCCGATACGGGCCAAGCGGTGTTTGCAGCACAGGCGTCGACCGCTGGCTCGAACAGCTATGGCACGTTCACGCTGGGCACGGACGGGGTCTGGACCTATGCGGCAGATAACACGCAAGCCGCGATCCAGGCGCTTGGCACGGGTGCCACGCTGACTGACGCCTTTACGGCGGTGACGGCGGACGGGACCACGCAGGTGGTTACTGTCACGATTACGGGCGTGAATGACGGTGCGGTGATCGCGGGTGTTTCAACCGGAGCTGTGACCGAGGATGATGCGACCTCTCTGACCACCACCGGAACCCTGACGGTGACGGATGCCGATACGGGCCAAGCGGTGTTTGCAGCACAGGCGTCGACCGCTGGCTCGAACAGCTATGGCACGTTCACGCTGGGCACGGACGGGGTCTGGACCTATGCGGCCGATAACACGCAGGCCGCGATCCAGGCGCTCAGCCTGGGCGCCACGCTGACCGACAGCTTTACGGCGGTGACGGCAGACGGAACCACACAGATCGTCACAGTCACGATTACGGGCGTGAATGAACCCATTGAGCCCGTCGAACTATCCGCCATCGCGGCGGGCACCGGCGGCTTTGTGATCAACGGCGCATCGGCGCATGACTCCTCGGGCCGGTCGGTGAGTTCTGCGGGCGATGTGAACGGCGACGGGTTTGACGATTTGATCGTCGGGGCCTACGGCGACGACCCGAATGGCAGCAACTCCGGCGCGAGCTTTGTGGTGTTTGGCAAGACGGACGGCACGGCGGTGCAGCTGTCGGCGATTGCGGCTGGCACTGGCGGCTTTGTGATCAACGGCGTGTCGGCGGGTGACCAGTCGGGTAGTTCGGTGAGTTCTGCGGGCGATGTGAACGGCGACGGGTTCGACGATCTGATCGTCGGGGCCTGGTTGGACGACCCGAATGGCAACAGCGACTCCGGCGCGAGCTTTGTGGTGTTTGGCAAGACGGACGGCACGGCGGTGGAGCTGTCGGCGATCGAGGCGGGCACCGGCGGCTTTGTGATTAACGGCGTGTCAGAGTATGACCAATCGGGCCGGTCGGTGAGTTCTGCGGGCGATGTGAACGGCGACGGGTTCGACGATCTGATCGTCGGGGCCCGGGGCGACGACCCGAATGGCGACGGCTCCGGCGCGAGCTTTGTGGTGTTTGGCAAGACGGACGGCACGGCGGTGGAGCTGTCGGCGATTGCGGCGGGCACCGGCGGCTTTGTGATCAACGGCGCATCGGCGCATGACTCCTCGGGCCGGTCGGTGAGTTCTGCGGGCGATGTGAACGGCGACGGGTTTGACGATCTGATCGTCGGGGCCTGGGCCGACGACCCGAATGGCGACAGATCTGGCGCGAGCTTTGTGGTGTTTGGCAAGACGGACGGCACGGCGGTGCAGCTATCGGCGATTGAGGCGGGCACCGGCGGTTTTGTGATCAACGGCGTGTCGGCGGATGACTACTCGGGCTTTTCGGTGAGTTCTGCGGGCGATGTGAACGGCGATGGGTTCGACGATCTGATCGTCGGGGCCTGGGCCGACGACCCGAATGGCAGCTACTCTGGCGCGAGCTTTGTGGTGTTTGGCAAGACGGACGGCACGGCGGTGCAGCTATCGGCGATTGAGGCGGGCACCGGCGGTTTTGTGATCAACGGCGTGTCGGCGGATGACTACTCGGGCTTTTCGGTGAGTTCTGCGGGCGATGTGAACGGCGATGGGTTCGACGATCTGATCGTCGGGGCCTACCGCGACAACCCGAATGGCAGCTACTCCGGCGCGAGCTTTGTGGTGTTTGGCAAGACCGACGGCACGGCGGTGGAGCTGTCGGCGATCGAGGCGGGCACCGGCGGCTTCGTGATCAACGGCGTGTCAGAGTATGACCAATCGGGCTGGTCGGTGAGTTCTGCGGGCGATGTAAACGGCGACGGGTTCGACGATCTGATCGTCGGGGCCCCGGGCGATGACCCAAATTTAAGCAACTCCGGCGCGAGCTTTGTGGTGTTTGGCGGAAACTTCAGCGGCGCTGCAACGCAAGTGGGCACGGTGGGTAATGATACGCTGACCGGCACGGCTGCAAACGATGTGCTGATTGGCGGCACCGGCAACGACACGCTTGACGGCGGCGGCGGCGCGGATGTGCTGCGCGGCGGCGCGGGCGATGATGTTCTCTCGGTTGGCGATCTTGCGTTTGCGCGGATCGACGGCGGCGCGGGTACCGACACGTTCCGGTTAAGCGGCGCCAGTCTGGCGCTGGATCTGACCGTGCTCGACAATACTTCGTTGAGCGGGATCGAAGTGATCGACCTGGCGGCGGGCGGAAACGCGCTGACGCTATCGGCGCTCGAGCTTTTGCGGCTGTCGGATACGTCGAACACCCTGCGGGTGCTGGGCGGGGGCAGCGACACGCTGACGCTGGCAGATACCGGCTGGGTTTATGCGGGCACGCTTACCGACACCGGTAGTTTCACGGTCTACACCAACGGCAATGCCCGGCTAGAGCTGCAGGACGGGGTTGTGGGGATTGGTCTGCCGGCGGCGCCGTTGCCAGCCGTCGAACTCTCCGCCATCGCGGCGGGCACCGGCGGCTTCGTGATCAACGGCGTGTCGGCGGGTGACGAGTCGGGCTTTTCGGTGAGTTCTGCGGGCGATGTGAACGGCGATGGGTTTGACGATCTGATCGTTGGGGCCCCGTTCGACGACCCGAATGGCGACAGATCCGGCGCGAGCTTTGTGGTGTTTGGCAAGACGAACGGCACGGCGGTGCAGCTATCGGACGTTGAGGCGGGCACCGGCGGCTTTGTGATCAACGGCGTGTCGGCGAATGACAACTCAGGCTTTTCGGTGAGTTCTGCGGGCGATGTGAACGGCGACGGGTTTGACGACCTGATCGTCGGGGCCTTAGGCGACGACCCGAATGGCGTCTCCTCCGGCGCGAGCTTTGTGGTGTTTGGCAAGACGGACGGCACGGCGGTGGAACTGTCAGCCATCGAGGCGGGCACCGGCGGCTTTGTGATCAACGGCGTGTCGGCGCTTGACCAGTCGGGCTGGTCGGTGAGTTCTGCGGGCGATGTAAACGGCGACGGGTTTGATGACCTGATCGTCGGGGCCAGGGGCGACGACCCAAATGGCAACGAATCTGGCGCGAGCTTTGTGGTGTTTGGCAAGACGGACGGCACGGCGGTGGAGCTGTCGGCGATTGAGGCGGGCACCGGCGGCTTTGTGATCAACGGCGTGTCGGCGAGTGACCGCTCGGGCTATTCGGTGAGTTCTGCGGGCGATGTGAACGGCGATGGGTTTGACGATCTGATCGTTGGGGCCAATGGCGACGACCCGAATGGCGTCTCCTCCGGCGCGAGCTTTGTGGTGTTTGGCAAGACGGACGGCACGGCGGTGGAGCTGTCGGCGATTGCGGCGGGCACCGGCGGCTTCGTGATCAACGGCATGTCGGCGTATGACCAATCGGGCATTTCGGTGAGTTCTGCGGGCGATGTGAACGGCGACGGGTTTGACGATCTGATCGTTGGGGCCCCGTACGACGACCCGAATGGCGACTACTCCGGCGCGAGCTTTGTGGTGTTTGGCAAGACGGACAGCACGGCGGTGGAGCTGTCAGCGATTGAGGCGGGCACCGGCGGCTTTGTGATCAACGGCGTGTCGGATGGTGACTACTCGGGCTATTCGGTCAGTTCTGCGGGCGATGTGAACGGCGATGGATTTGATGACCTAATCGTCGGGGCCAAGTACGACGACCCGAATGGCGACTACTCCGGCGCGAGCTTTGTGGTGTTTGGCAAGACGGACAGCACGGCGGTGGAGCTGTCGGCGATTGAGGCGGGCACCGGCGGCTTTGTGATCAACGGCGTGTCGGCGGATGACTTCTCGGGCAATTCGGTGAGTTCTGCGGGCGATGTGAACGGCGACGGGTTTGATGACCTGATCGTTGGGGCCCCGTTCGACGCCCCGAATGGCGCCAACTCCGGCGCGAGCTTTGTAGTGTTTGGCGGTGATTTCAGCGGCGCGGCAACGCAGGTGGGCACGGTGGGTAATGATACGCTGACCGGCACGGCTGCAAACGATGTGATCTTCGCCGGAACCGGCGCGGACACGCTGGACGGCGGCGGTGGGACCGACCGCTTGTCTGGCGGGGCCGGTGCGGATATCTTTGTGGCCCGCAACCTTGACGGCACCACTACGGTGATCGATTTCGACGGAGGGGAAGGCGATCGGCTGGATATCACAGCGTTTGGCATAGCAAACTTTGCGACGTTCCAGGCGCTGCTGTCAGCCGAAGGTCCAGGCGGACATGACACCCGGATCACCTTTGATGTGAATACGGTAATGATCCTCGAGGACATCCGGCTTGAAGATCTCGTCGCTGCGCATGTGATGCTCTGA
- a CDS encoding ISAs1 family transposase, with product MENSGAALAAAVEATVFLGYFNEMPDHRQAGKVAYPLDEVLLLALMAVLAGAEGFTDIARFGEKKLELLRRFRPFHNGTPSHDHLGDLFAALDAQAFRRCFVAWVAGLTGTPARVIAIHGKTSRRSGRKGARDALHTVSAFAARERLVLAQVKTDAKSNEITAIPALLDLLSIKGAVVTIDAMGCQREIARKIIDKGADYILALKGNQVSLHSDIELFVKEQKSVNFAQAKISTCQTIDADHGRIETRHATLIHDVGWLQDRHDWPGLKAVIVIDSTREIGAKSECETRLYLTSSPLNATELAPMVRDHWAIENSLHWVLDMAFKDDESRVRTDQAPENFFTIKYMAANLARKIPGRDSIRLRLKTAAWDNDYLANLIKA from the coding sequence ATGGAGAATTCGGGGGCGGCTTTGGCTGCTGCGGTTGAGGCGACGGTTTTTCTTGGTTATTTCAACGAGATGCCGGATCACCGGCAGGCGGGGAAGGTGGCTTACCCTTTGGATGAGGTTCTGCTTCTTGCGCTGATGGCGGTGTTGGCCGGGGCGGAAGGTTTCACCGACATCGCGCGCTTTGGCGAGAAGAAGCTTGAGCTTTTGCGCCGCTTTCGGCCCTTCCACAACGGTACGCCGTCGCATGACCACCTGGGTGATCTTTTTGCGGCACTTGACGCTCAGGCGTTCCGGCGCTGTTTCGTGGCTTGGGTGGCGGGCCTGACCGGAACCCCTGCCAGGGTGATTGCCATTCATGGCAAGACGTCACGGCGCAGCGGCAGGAAGGGGGCCAGGGATGCGCTGCACACGGTCTCGGCCTTTGCCGCCCGCGAACGGTTGGTTCTGGCTCAGGTGAAAACCGATGCCAAGTCAAACGAGATCACCGCCATCCCGGCACTTCTGGACCTGCTATCGATCAAGGGGGCCGTGGTCACGATCGATGCCATGGGCTGTCAACGCGAGATCGCGCGCAAGATCATCGACAAGGGGGCCGATTACATTCTGGCGCTGAAGGGGAACCAGGTCAGCTTGCACAGTGACATCGAACTGTTTGTAAAAGAACAGAAATCTGTCAACTTCGCCCAAGCGAAAATCAGCACCTGCCAGACGATTGACGCCGATCATGGCCGGATCGAAACACGGCACGCAACCCTGATACACGATGTCGGATGGCTGCAGGACCGCCATGACTGGCCTGGCTTGAAAGCCGTGATCGTGATCGACAGCACCCGCGAAATCGGCGCCAAATCCGAGTGCGAGACCCGGCTTTACCTCACATCATCGCCGCTGAACGCCACCGAACTCGCACCCATGGTGCGCGACCATTGGGCCATTGAGAACAGCCTGCACTGGGTTCTCGACATGGCCTTCAAGGATGACGAAAGCCGCGTCCGAACCGATCAGGCCCCCGAGAACTTCTTCACAATCAAATACATGGCCGCCAACCTCGCACGCAAAATCCCGGGCCGGGATTCAATCCGACTGCGACTCAAAACCGCCGCCTGGGACAATGACTATCTCGCCAACCTCATCAAAGCATAA
- a CDS encoding HNH endonuclease codes for MRARIAHYKRADPNDRSDFPIGCRILTQPFFFEEADWMPIPASWSPNIVSFKTYNTDAPDGLSMWHAVDERLSSASMPGMAEPAVRYGEPHLVRPRLGQGAFRVLVTDIYHRRCAITKEKTLPALEAAHIRPYADGGVHEARNGLLLRRDIHSLFDAGYVTVTPELRFEVSGRIREEFDNGIHYYALHGQTIDLPEVLNHRPDPAALSWHNEYRFNG; via the coding sequence ATGCGTGCCAGGATCGCCCACTACAAGCGCGCTGACCCAAATGATCGGAGCGACTTTCCTATCGGTTGCCGCATCCTGACCCAGCCGTTCTTTTTCGAAGAGGCTGACTGGATGCCCATTCCGGCCAGTTGGTCGCCGAACATCGTTTCATTCAAGACCTACAACACCGATGCCCCCGATGGGCTTAGTATGTGGCATGCGGTCGACGAACGGCTTTCCAGTGCCAGCATGCCAGGCATGGCTGAGCCCGCAGTGCGGTATGGTGAGCCTCACTTGGTCCGTCCAAGGCTGGGGCAGGGCGCATTCAGGGTGCTTGTGACCGATATCTATCATCGGCGCTGTGCGATCACGAAAGAGAAGACTTTGCCAGCCCTAGAAGCCGCCCACATCCGCCCCTACGCCGATGGTGGTGTGCATGAGGCCCGCAACGGATTGCTTTTGCGCCGAGACATTCACAGCCTTTTCGACGCGGGGTATGTAACGGTCACTCCGGAGCTTCGTTTTGAAGTCAGCGGGCGAATTCGGGAGGAGTTCGACAATGGCATCCACTACTATGCTCTGCACGGTCAAACGATCGATTTGCCTGAAGTCCTGAACCACCGTCCCGATCCGGCGGCTCTTTCTTGGCACAACGAGTATCGCTTCAACGGGTAG